A region from the Geobacillus vulcani PSS1 genome encodes:
- the lpdA gene encoding dihydrolipoyl dehydrogenase, translating into MAKEYDVVILGGGTGGYVAAIRASQLGLKTAVVEKGKLGGTCLHAGCIPSKALLRSAEVYAQTKNGEAFGVIADGVRLDFAKVQARKAAIVEQLHKGVQHLMKKGKIDVYAGIGRLLGPSIFSPLPGTVSVEMNDGSENEMLVPKFVVIATGSRPRTLPGLEPDGEFVMTSDEALQMEALPSSILIVGGGVIGMEWASMLNDFGVDVTVLEYADRILPTEDEDVSKEMEKLLRRRGVNIVTGAKVLPETLEKRNGVTIQAEHQGERKTFTADKMLVSVGRQANIEGIGLENTEIVVEKGYIQTNAFGQTKESHIYAIGDVIGGLQLAHVAAHEGIVAIEHLAGRNPAPIDYTMVPRCIYTRPEAAAVGLTEQEAKAKGYDVKVGKFPFKAIGKALVFGEAEGFVKFIADRNTDDLLGVHMVGPHVTDLISEAGLARVLDAAPWEVAHAIHPHPTLSEAMAEAALAVDGKAIHF; encoded by the coding sequence ATGGCAAAAGAATACGATGTCGTCATTCTCGGCGGGGGTACGGGCGGCTATGTGGCCGCCATTCGCGCCTCGCAGCTCGGGTTGAAAACGGCCGTTGTGGAAAAAGGGAAGCTTGGCGGCACATGCCTGCATGCTGGCTGCATTCCGTCCAAAGCGCTGCTCCGCAGTGCGGAAGTGTACGCGCAAACGAAAAACGGCGAGGCGTTTGGCGTCATCGCCGACGGCGTGCGCTTGGATTTCGCCAAAGTGCAGGCGCGCAAGGCAGCGATTGTTGAGCAGCTCCACAAAGGCGTGCAGCATTTGATGAAAAAAGGGAAAATCGATGTGTATGCCGGCATCGGCCGCCTGCTCGGCCCATCGATCTTTTCCCCGCTGCCAGGGACGGTGTCGGTCGAAATGAACGATGGCAGCGAAAACGAAATGCTCGTTCCGAAATTTGTCGTCATCGCCACGGGTTCGCGTCCGCGCACGCTGCCGGGGCTGGAGCCGGATGGCGAATTCGTGATGACGTCCGATGAAGCGCTGCAAATGGAGGCGCTCCCATCGTCCATCTTGATTGTCGGCGGCGGCGTGATCGGCATGGAATGGGCGTCGATGTTGAACGATTTCGGCGTGGATGTCACTGTGCTTGAGTATGCCGACCGCATTTTGCCGACAGAAGATGAAGATGTGTCAAAAGAAATGGAAAAACTGCTCCGCCGCCGCGGCGTCAACATCGTCACCGGAGCGAAAGTGCTGCCGGAAACGCTCGAGAAAAGAAACGGCGTCACGATCCAAGCGGAGCATCAAGGCGAGCGGAAAACGTTTACGGCCGACAAGATGCTTGTTTCCGTCGGGCGGCAGGCGAACATTGAGGGGATCGGCCTCGAAAACACTGAGATTGTCGTCGAGAAGGGGTATATTCAAACGAACGCGTTCGGCCAAACGAAAGAATCGCACATTTACGCGATCGGCGATGTCATCGGCGGCTTGCAGCTCGCCCACGTCGCCGCCCATGAAGGGATCGTCGCCATTGAACATTTAGCCGGGCGCAATCCAGCGCCGATTGACTATACGATGGTGCCGCGCTGCATTTACACCCGTCCGGAAGCGGCGGCGGTCGGCTTAACCGAGCAAGAGGCGAAAGCGAAAGGCTATGATGTCAAGGTCGGCAAATTTCCGTTTAAAGCCATTGGCAAGGCGCTGGTGTTCGGTGAGGCGGAAGGGTTTGTGAAATTCATCGCCGACCGGAACACGGACGATCTGCTTGGCGTCCATATGGTCGGGCCGCACGTGACCGATTTGATTTCCGAAGCCGGGCTCGCCCGCGTGCTTGATGCGGCTCCGTGGGAAGTGGCCCATGCGATCCATCCGCACCCGACGCTGTCAGAGGCCATGGCGGAAGCAGCGCTGGCGGTCGATGGCAAAGCTATTCATTTTTAA
- a CDS encoding thiamine pyrophosphate-dependent dehydrogenase E1 component subunit alpha: protein MAQNRHQALGLSDDTVLEMYETMLLARKLDERMWLLNRAGKIPFVISCQGQEAAQVGAAFALDRTKDYVLPYYRDVGVVLTFGMTPRELMLAAFAKAEDPNSGGRQMPGHFGKKKNRIVTGSSPVTTQVPHAVGFALAAKMEKKDFVAFVTFGEGSSNQGDFHEGANFAGVHKLPVIFMCENNKYAISVPISKQLACEKVSDRAIGYGMPGYTVDGTDPLEVYRVVKEAADRARRGEGPTLIEAVTYRLTSHSSDDDHRVYRTEEELAEARAKDPIISFAHYLKEVGVLTDALDEAIQARVMKEVNDATDYAEKAPYAEPEHALRYVYAEE, encoded by the coding sequence ATGGCGCAAAACCGTCATCAAGCACTCGGATTAAGCGATGACACGGTGTTGGAAATGTATGAAACGATGCTTCTCGCCCGCAAGCTCGATGAACGGATGTGGCTGTTAAACCGCGCCGGGAAAATTCCGTTCGTCATCTCGTGCCAAGGGCAGGAAGCCGCGCAAGTCGGAGCGGCGTTCGCCCTCGACCGGACGAAAGACTATGTCTTGCCGTATTACCGCGACGTGGGTGTTGTCTTGACGTTTGGCATGACGCCGAGAGAATTGATGTTGGCGGCGTTTGCCAAGGCGGAAGACCCGAACTCCGGCGGCCGGCAAATGCCCGGGCATTTCGGGAAAAAGAAGAACCGGATCGTCACCGGCTCCTCGCCTGTGACGACGCAAGTGCCGCATGCGGTTGGCTTTGCCTTGGCGGCGAAAATGGAAAAGAAAGATTTTGTCGCCTTCGTCACGTTCGGCGAAGGGTCGTCAAACCAAGGCGATTTCCACGAAGGAGCGAACTTTGCCGGCGTTCACAAGCTTCCGGTCATCTTCATGTGCGAAAACAACAAGTACGCCATTTCCGTACCGATTTCCAAACAATTGGCATGCGAAAAAGTGTCGGACCGCGCCATTGGCTACGGCATGCCGGGCTATACGGTTGACGGCACCGATCCGCTTGAAGTGTACCGCGTTGTGAAAGAAGCAGCTGACCGCGCCCGCCGCGGCGAAGGACCGACGCTCATCGAGGCGGTGACATACCGCCTGACGTCGCACTCGTCGGACGACGACCATCGCGTCTACCGGACGGAAGAAGAGCTCGCCGAAGCGCGCGCCAAAGACCCGATCATCTCGTTTGCCCATTATTTAAAAGAGGTCGGTGTCTTGACGGACGCGTTAGATGAAGCCATTCAGGCGCGCGTCATGAAGGAAGTGAACGATGCCACCGACTATGCAGAAAAAGCGCCGTATGCCGAGCCGGAGCATGCGCTTCGCTACGTGTATGCTGAGGAGTAA
- a CDS encoding alpha-ketoacid dehydrogenase subunit beta: MPVISYIDAVTMAIREEMERDPRVFVLGEDVGRKGGVFKATQGLYEQFGEERVIDTPLSESAIVGVGIGAAMYGLRPIAEIQFADFIMPAVNQIISEAARIRYRSNNDWNCPIVIRAPYGGGVHGALYHSQSVEAIFANQPGLKIVMPSTPYDVKGLLKAAIRDEDPVLFFEHKRAYRLIKGEVPEDDYVLPIGKADVKREGEDITVITYGLCVHFALQAAERVAQDGISVHLLDLRTVYPLDKEAIIEAASKTGKVLLITEDNKEGSVMSEVAAIIAEHCLFDLDAPIMRLAGPDVPAMPYAPTMEKFFMVNPEKVEKAMRELAAF, from the coding sequence ATGCCTGTGATTTCCTATATTGATGCCGTGACGATGGCCATTCGCGAAGAGATGGAGCGTGACCCGCGCGTCTTTGTGCTGGGGGAAGACGTCGGCCGGAAAGGCGGAGTGTTCAAAGCGACGCAAGGATTGTACGAGCAGTTCGGCGAAGAGCGCGTCATCGACACGCCGCTCTCGGAGTCGGCGATCGTCGGCGTCGGCATCGGCGCGGCGATGTACGGCCTGCGTCCGATTGCCGAAATTCAGTTTGCCGATTTCATCATGCCGGCGGTCAACCAAATTATTTCTGAAGCGGCGCGCATCCGCTACCGCTCGAACAACGACTGGAACTGCCCGATTGTCATCCGCGCCCCGTACGGCGGTGGGGTGCATGGCGCCCTATACCACTCGCAGTCGGTGGAAGCGATTTTTGCCAATCAACCCGGGCTGAAAATCGTCATGCCTTCGACGCCGTACGATGTGAAAGGGCTGCTCAAAGCGGCCATTCGCGACGAAGATCCGGTGCTCTTTTTCGAGCATAAACGCGCCTACCGCCTCATTAAAGGGGAAGTGCCGGAGGATGATTATGTGCTGCCGATCGGCAAGGCGGACGTCAAGCGTGAAGGCGAGGACATCACCGTCATCACGTACGGGCTGTGCGTCCATTTTGCCTTGCAGGCGGCCGAACGCGTCGCCCAAGACGGCATTTCCGTCCATCTGCTCGATTTGCGCACCGTCTACCCGCTCGATAAAGAAGCGATCATCGAAGCGGCGAGCAAAACCGGAAAAGTGCTGCTCATTACCGAAGACAACAAAGAAGGAAGCGTCATGAGCGAAGTCGCCGCCATTATTGCGGAACATTGCCTGTTTGACCTCGACGCGCCGATTATGCGCCTCGCCGGTCCGGACGTTCCGGCGATGCCGTACGCGCCGACGATGGAAAAGTTCTTTATGGTCAACCCGGAAAAAGTAGAAAAAGCGATGCGCGAACTAGCGGCGTTTTAA
- a CDS encoding dihydrolipoamide acetyltransferase family protein encodes MAIEQLTMPQLGESVTEGTISKWLVSPGDKVNKYDPVAEVITDKVSAEIPSSFAGVIRELIANEGETLPVGAPICTIEVEGAAPSSEAKPAEEAPKAEDNAKPAAPKKAGRANNGRYSPAVLRLAQEHGIDLEQVEGTGLGGRVTRKDLLKLIESGQIPKAGAASAEQAAPKAEPRAEQPTPAAATVQPSAAAAQAAPPKPAPPTIEAGAGDIEIPVTPVRKAIAANMLRSKHEAPHAWTMVEVDVTDLVAYRDAIKDEFKRREGFNLTYFAFFVKAVAQALKEFPQLNSVWAGDKIIQRKDINISIAVATDDALFVPVIKHADEKTIKGIAREIAELAAKTRAGKLRPEDMQGGTFTVNNTGAFGSVQSMGIINYPQAAILQVETIVKRPVVKDGMIAIRDMVNLCLSLDHRVLDGLICGRFLARVKAILENMNKDNTPIY; translated from the coding sequence GTGGCCATCGAACAATTGACGATGCCTCAGCTCGGGGAGAGCGTCACTGAAGGCACCATCAGCAAATGGCTCGTTTCCCCGGGCGACAAAGTGAACAAATACGATCCGGTCGCCGAAGTGATCACCGATAAAGTGAGCGCGGAAATTCCGTCGTCGTTTGCCGGCGTCATTCGCGAATTGATCGCCAACGAAGGAGAAACGCTTCCGGTCGGCGCGCCGATTTGCACGATCGAAGTCGAAGGCGCCGCACCAAGCTCGGAAGCGAAGCCGGCGGAGGAAGCGCCGAAAGCGGAAGACAACGCGAAGCCAGCGGCGCCGAAAAAGGCCGGCCGGGCCAACAACGGCCGCTATTCGCCGGCCGTGCTCCGCTTGGCGCAAGAACACGGCATTGACCTCGAACAAGTCGAAGGCACCGGCCTTGGCGGGCGGGTGACGCGCAAAGATTTGCTGAAGCTGATTGAGTCCGGCCAAATTCCGAAAGCGGGAGCGGCATCGGCGGAACAAGCGGCGCCAAAAGCCGAGCCGCGAGCGGAACAGCCGACTCCGGCCGCCGCAACCGTTCAACCGTCTGCCGCGGCCGCACAAGCCGCGCCGCCGAAGCCAGCGCCGCCAACGATCGAAGCGGGAGCGGGTGACATCGAAATTCCGGTCACCCCGGTGCGCAAAGCGATCGCCGCCAACATGCTCCGCAGCAAACACGAAGCGCCGCACGCGTGGACGATGGTCGAAGTCGACGTGACCGACCTTGTCGCCTACCGCGATGCGATCAAAGACGAGTTCAAGCGGCGTGAAGGCTTCAATTTGACGTATTTCGCCTTCTTCGTCAAGGCGGTCGCCCAAGCGCTGAAAGAATTCCCGCAGCTGAACTCCGTTTGGGCGGGCGATAAAATCATTCAGCGCAAAGACATCAACATTTCGATCGCCGTCGCGACCGATGATGCTTTGTTCGTTCCGGTCATCAAGCACGCCGATGAAAAAACGATCAAAGGCATCGCCCGCGAAATCGCCGAACTGGCGGCGAAAACGCGCGCCGGCAAACTCCGCCCGGAAGATATGCAAGGCGGCACGTTCACCGTCAACAACACCGGCGCGTTCGGCTCCGTGCAGTCGATGGGCATTATCAACTATCCGCAAGCGGCCATTTTGCAAGTGGAAACGATCGTCAAACGTCCGGTCGTCAAAGATGGCATGATCGCCATCCGCGACATGGTCAACTTATGCTTGTCGCTTGACCACCGCGTCTTGGACGGCTTGATTTGCGGCCGCTTCCTCGCCCGCGTCAAAGCGATTTTGGAAAACATGAACAAAGACAACACGCCGATTTATTAA
- a CDS encoding YncE family protein, whose protein sequence is MKRASVWMLLGCFFLLSGCAHPSFPPVADSLSVVISLEVKGGTVTFLNAKNGGKVARWNINEPFQGGALSPDGRTLLLYGRDLDGVYRYDLATGKPLAQWKTGSGIVSAAPSPDGRTWFFGDSKHRAVRVVSRDGKEIARLSVGRSPMTLLVNRAGTRLYVIDFQDERAWIIDVDRRRVIRSFAVPKFALGGVVRERQGELWVGGHGSGSRVETNIHVYSLQDGRLLRTIAAPVMPVDFVETDRGVFVLSHGSNTVYRVLPSGKRLGSVSVGANPFAMEAAGGRLYIASYDSDEIIVVDEATLRPLARWKTGDGPLQLLIREGRT, encoded by the coding sequence ATGAAACGAGCGAGCGTGTGGATGCTGTTGGGTTGCTTCTTTCTGCTAAGCGGCTGTGCCCATCCGTCGTTTCCCCCGGTGGCTGATTCGCTTTCCGTTGTCATCAGCCTTGAGGTCAAAGGGGGAACGGTCACCTTTTTGAACGCGAAAAATGGCGGCAAGGTCGCCCGTTGGAACATCAACGAACCGTTTCAAGGCGGGGCGTTGAGCCCGGACGGCCGGACGCTGCTTTTGTACGGGCGGGATCTTGACGGCGTTTACCGGTACGACCTCGCGACTGGGAAGCCGCTCGCCCAGTGGAAAACCGGGAGCGGTATTGTGAGCGCTGCTCCATCCCCGGATGGCCGCACGTGGTTTTTTGGCGACAGCAAACATCGCGCGGTGCGCGTTGTGAGCCGGGACGGGAAAGAGATCGCCCGCCTTTCGGTCGGACGCTCCCCGATGACGCTGCTTGTCAATCGCGCTGGAACGAGGTTGTATGTGATCGATTTTCAAGACGAACGGGCGTGGATCATCGATGTGGACCGCCGCCGCGTCATCCGTTCGTTTGCCGTGCCGAAATTTGCCTTAGGTGGAGTGGTGCGCGAGCGGCAAGGGGAGCTGTGGGTCGGCGGGCACGGCAGCGGAAGCCGTGTGGAAACGAACATTCATGTCTACTCGCTGCAAGACGGCCGCTTGCTCCGGACGATCGCCGCGCCGGTGATGCCGGTGGATTTTGTTGAAACAGATCGCGGCGTGTTTGTGCTAAGCCATGGCTCGAACACGGTTTATCGGGTTTTGCCAAGCGGGAAGCGGCTCGGATCCGTCTCTGTCGGCGCCAATCCGTTTGCCATGGAAGCGGCAGGAGGCCGTTTGTATATCGCGAGTTATGACAGCGATGAAATCATCGTGGTCGATGAAGCGACGCTGCGGCCGCTCGCCCGCTGGAAGACGGGCGACGGTCCGCTGCAGCTGCTCATTCGGGAGGGACGAACATGA